From the Streptomyces syringium genome, one window contains:
- a CDS encoding amino acid adenylation domain-containing protein translates to MTRTDAPVPLRIARQAARTPDAIAVSGPGQELTYRQLDRRARALARDLRSAGAGPEDTVVLGVRRGAHWAVGLLGIWYTGAALLPVDLDAPDERLRTLVAAARARHAVVPSRADATGLRTRCGTELFWAATDEAATGAGADGGPVADIAPGLLAYVLFTSGSTGTPKPVAVTHAALTHQATALAGRYALTADDRVLQFAAPAFDVSLEEAVPTWCTGGAAVFVEDNVLSPAELEPFLADHRVTLVNLPTPYWAQWARDVERRPRPLPRALRQVVIGSDAGRIADLVRWFAAGGPPVISSYGLTETTITATTYEPHPAALAGRPGDEVIPIGVPLPGARAYVLDGELREAAPDVAGELYIGGGCLARGYHGRPGPTAERFVADPFTTEHGARMYRTGDRVRRGADGTLAFLGRSDDQVKIRGHRVELKEVEAAVAAHPAVEEVVARALRDRDEPQLAAYVVAAPGTTVEPDDIRRFLGDRVPGYLVPSHVVVLAELPRTPGGKLDPRALPDPARTADRPLATASSR, encoded by the coding sequence ATGACCCGGACGGACGCCCCCGTCCCGCTGCGCATCGCGCGGCAGGCGGCCCGGACCCCCGACGCGATCGCCGTCAGCGGCCCCGGCCAGGAACTGACCTACCGCCAACTCGACCGGCGCGCCCGCGCCCTGGCACGCGACCTGCGCAGCGCCGGAGCCGGTCCCGAGGACACCGTCGTCCTCGGCGTACGCCGAGGCGCCCACTGGGCCGTCGGCCTGCTCGGCATCTGGTACACCGGAGCCGCCCTGCTGCCCGTCGACCTCGACGCCCCCGACGAACGGCTGCGCACCCTCGTCGCCGCGGCCCGCGCCCGGCACGCCGTCGTCCCCTCCCGCGCCGACGCCACCGGGCTGCGCACCCGCTGCGGCACCGAGCTGTTCTGGGCCGCCACCGACGAAGCGGCCACCGGCGCGGGAGCCGACGGCGGCCCCGTCGCGGACATCGCGCCGGGCTTGCTTGCCTACGTCCTCTTCACCTCCGGCTCGACCGGCACGCCCAAGCCCGTCGCCGTCACCCACGCCGCCCTCACCCACCAGGCCACGGCGCTCGCCGGACGGTACGCCCTGACGGCCGACGACCGGGTGCTGCAGTTCGCGGCCCCCGCCTTCGACGTGTCACTGGAGGAGGCCGTACCCACCTGGTGCACCGGCGGCGCCGCCGTGTTCGTCGAGGACAACGTCCTCTCGCCCGCCGAACTGGAGCCGTTCCTCGCCGACCACCGCGTCACGCTCGTCAACCTGCCCACCCCCTACTGGGCGCAGTGGGCCCGGGACGTCGAGCGGCGCCCCCGGCCCCTGCCCCGGGCGCTGCGCCAGGTGGTGATCGGCAGCGACGCCGGCCGGATCGCCGACCTGGTCCGCTGGTTCGCCGCCGGCGGCCCCCCGGTCATCAGCTCCTACGGGCTGACCGAGACGACGATCACCGCCACCACCTACGAGCCGCACCCCGCGGCACTCGCCGGGCGCCCGGGCGACGAGGTGATCCCCATCGGCGTACCGCTGCCGGGTGCCCGCGCCTACGTCCTGGACGGCGAACTGCGCGAGGCCGCCCCGGACGTGGCCGGCGAGCTGTACATCGGGGGCGGCTGCCTGGCCCGCGGCTACCACGGCCGGCCGGGCCCGACGGCCGAGCGGTTCGTCGCCGACCCCTTCACCACCGAGCACGGCGCGCGCATGTACCGGACCGGGGACCGCGTCCGGCGCGGCGCCGACGGGACGCTCGCGTTCCTCGGCCGCTCCGACGACCAGGTCAAGATCCGCGGGCACCGGGTGGAGCTCAAGGAGGTCGAAGCGGCCGTCGCGGCGCACCCCGCGGTCGAGGAGGTGGTGGCCCGCGCCCTGCGCGACCGGGACGAACCGCAGCTGGCCGCCTACGTCGTGGCCGCCCCCGGCACGACCGTGGAGCCCGACGACATCCGCCGATTCCTCGGTGACAGAGTGCCCGGCTACCTCGTACCGTCCCATGTCGTCGTGCTGGCCGAACTGCCGCGCACCCCCGGCGGCAAGCTCGACCCGCGCGCCCTGCCGGATCCCGCGCGGACAGCGGACCGGCCGCTCGCCACCGCCTCGTCCCGCTAG
- a CDS encoding cytochrome P450 family protein: MSTPTLEDLTPAGTDFAKDPHPLYASLRERGPVHRVRTPDGRESWLIVGNDEARAALTDPRLRNDIRYSPDWEDDGGYAIGLNMLQVDPPHHTRLRKFVAKEFTPRRIEELRPRISRWTGELLDAMLPLGRADLVESFALPLPLTVICELLGVPVGDRAAFREWSNEVVLPSSPEAAGAAAQAMTAYFVSLIEAKRQSPGDDLLSALTTATDDDGDRLSPDELLGMAFVLLVAGHETTVNLISSGVHELLRHPDQLAALRADWSLLDGAIEEMLRYGCPVERCAFRYTAEPVEIGGTTVPAREPVIVVLAAAARDPRHFPDPDRFDIRREARGHLAFGHGVHHCIGAPLARMEAAIALKALLERCPDLAFDVDPAALSWRPSMALRGLLALPVRFTPQR; this comes from the coding sequence GTGTCCACGCCAACGCTCGAGGACCTCACGCCCGCCGGCACGGACTTCGCCAAGGACCCGCATCCGCTCTACGCGAGCCTGCGGGAGCGGGGGCCCGTCCATCGGGTGCGGACCCCCGACGGGCGCGAGTCCTGGCTGATCGTCGGCAACGACGAGGCCCGGGCCGCCCTGACGGACCCCCGGCTGCGCAACGACATCCGCTACTCGCCGGACTGGGAGGACGACGGCGGCTACGCGATCGGGCTGAACATGCTCCAGGTCGACCCGCCGCACCACACGCGCCTGCGCAAGTTCGTCGCCAAGGAGTTCACCCCGCGCCGCATCGAGGAGCTGCGCCCGCGCATCTCGCGGTGGACCGGCGAACTCCTGGACGCGATGCTGCCGCTCGGCCGCGCCGACCTCGTGGAGTCCTTCGCGCTGCCACTGCCGCTGACGGTCATCTGTGAGCTGCTCGGGGTGCCCGTCGGCGACCGCGCGGCGTTCCGTGAGTGGTCCAACGAGGTCGTCCTCCCCAGCAGCCCGGAAGCCGCCGGTGCCGCGGCCCAGGCGATGACCGCGTACTTCGTCTCGCTCATCGAGGCCAAGCGGCAGTCGCCCGGCGACGATCTCCTCAGTGCCCTGACCACCGCCACGGACGACGACGGCGACCGGCTCTCACCCGACGAACTGCTGGGCATGGCCTTCGTCCTGCTCGTCGCCGGCCACGAGACCACCGTCAACCTCATCTCCAGCGGCGTCCACGAGCTGCTGCGCCACCCCGACCAGCTGGCGGCACTGCGCGCCGACTGGTCCCTGCTCGACGGCGCGATCGAGGAGATGCTCCGCTACGGCTGCCCGGTGGAGCGGTGCGCCTTCCGCTACACCGCCGAGCCGGTGGAGATCGGCGGCACCACCGTCCCCGCCAGGGAACCGGTGATCGTCGTGCTCGCCGCGGCGGCCCGCGATCCCCGGCACTTCCCCGACCCCGACCGCTTCGACATCCGCCGCGAGGCCCGTGGGCACCTCGCCTTCGGTCACGGTGTCCACCACTGCATCGGCGCCCCGCTCGCCCGGATGGAGGCGGCCATCGCCCTCAAGGCGCTGCTGGAGCGCTGCCCGGACCTCGCCTTCGACGTCGACCCCGCCGCGCTTTCCTGGCGGCCCAGCATGGCGCTGCGCGGGCTGCTCGCCCTGCCGGTGAGGTTCACACCGCAGCGGTAG
- a CDS encoding MFS transporter, whose protein sequence is MKGGPTTPDGTARRATVRLYLLLTGLDFFGDMCLTVTSVLLLGERGLSSSTIIWLIASVWLLEALLEVPTGVFADAIGRRASVVVGFAVRAVGYGMLFFSADPAVAVAGTLIAAVGTPFASGSLDAWAVDRLQREDPSANLDALFARGRMAENAGIVTGTVAGAAAGQLLGLAVPQLLAGAACLAGAVCTTVLLRGRTPVADGAGAGADRAGVRRELAAASLEALRGCRRALGTDRVLTGLLLCAAALCLFRGLPGVQWTVHFDVLTGGSLIALAAARCTGDLLQIPLLEVVARKVRQDPGARARIIVLAAVAAGLFLGGSALASSGWVGVPLYIGFVMAAGLCMPGLKAALNERVPARSRATMLSAGGLFNSLATGLGLYVMGGLGIGLADVTGVWTTAAAGTTLFGAAAAWFCVRSLRTPPVSAAVDSPAVGGASEEAEEDGARVP, encoded by the coding sequence GTGAAGGGCGGCCCGACGACGCCGGACGGCACCGCGCGGCGCGCGACGGTGCGGCTGTATCTGCTGCTGACCGGACTCGACTTCTTCGGCGACATGTGTCTGACGGTCACGTCGGTGCTGCTGCTCGGCGAGCGCGGTCTGAGCAGCAGCACCATCATCTGGCTCATCGCCTCGGTGTGGCTGCTGGAGGCCCTGCTGGAGGTGCCGACGGGGGTCTTCGCGGACGCCATCGGTCGCCGTGCCTCCGTCGTGGTGGGTTTCGCCGTGCGGGCGGTCGGCTACGGCATGCTGTTCTTCTCCGCCGACCCCGCGGTGGCGGTGGCCGGAACGCTGATCGCGGCCGTCGGCACGCCGTTCGCCTCGGGCAGCCTGGACGCCTGGGCCGTCGACCGCCTCCAGCGGGAGGACCCCTCGGCGAACCTCGACGCGCTCTTCGCCCGGGGCCGGATGGCCGAGAACGCCGGCATCGTGACCGGCACCGTCGCCGGGGCCGCGGCCGGGCAGCTCCTGGGACTGGCCGTGCCGCAGCTGCTGGCCGGGGCCGCCTGTCTGGCCGGGGCCGTGTGCACGACCGTGCTGCTGCGCGGCCGCACACCGGTGGCGGACGGCGCCGGAGCCGGGGCGGACCGGGCGGGTGTGCGCCGCGAGCTGGCCGCCGCCTCGCTGGAGGCCCTGCGGGGCTGCCGCCGGGCGCTGGGCACCGACCGCGTCCTGACCGGTCTGCTGCTGTGCGCGGCCGCACTGTGCCTCTTCCGGGGGCTGCCGGGCGTGCAGTGGACCGTCCACTTCGACGTCCTCACCGGCGGCTCGCTGATCGCCCTGGCCGCGGCCCGGTGCACCGGCGACCTGTTGCAGATCCCGCTGCTGGAGGTCGTCGCCCGGAAGGTGCGTCAGGACCCGGGCGCGCGGGCCCGGATCATCGTGCTGGCCGCCGTGGCCGCCGGGCTGTTCCTCGGCGGCTCGGCCCTCGCGTCCTCCGGCTGGGTCGGCGTCCCGCTGTACATCGGCTTCGTGATGGCGGCCGGTCTGTGCATGCCCGGCCTCAAGGCCGCTCTCAACGAGCGGGTGCCCGCCCGGTCGCGCGCCACCATGCTGTCCGCGGGCGGGTTGTTCAACTCCCTCGCCACCGGCCTCGGTCTCTATGTGATGGGCGGGCTCGGCATCGGCCTCGCGGACGTCACCGGGGTGTGGACCACCGCGGCCGCCGGTACGACACTGTTCGGGGCAGCGGCCGCCTGGTTCTGTGTCCGGTCCCTGCGTACGCCGCCCGTGAGCGCGGCAGTCGATTCCCCCGCGGTGGGGGGAGCCTCCGAGGAGGCCGAGGAGGATGGTGCCCGTGTCCCCTGA
- a CDS encoding alkaline phosphatase PhoX has translation MERRTFLRAAVVGTSAAALGGSLWSAAYASPAQPGAGPYGPLGAADGNGLRLPKGFSARIVARSGQKVSGTSYTWHNAPDGGACYADGTGWIYVSNSEINPSGGASALRFDAAGTVVAAYRVLSGTRQNCAGGRTPWNTWLSCEEVDRGYVYETDPWGVKAAVRRDAMGRFKHEAAAADPVRKVVYLTEDVTDGCFYRFTPTTWGDLSAGKLEVLTMGSGTSGPVTWGAVPDPSGARTATRNQVAGAKRFNGGEGCYYADDTCWFTTKGDNRVWQYNAAAGTIELAYDDSLVSGSAPLTGVDNVTGTSSGDLFVAEDGGTMEICLITPDDIVTPFLRIDGQSGSEITGPAFSPDGRRLYFSSQRGTTGSSSGGITYEVTGPFRA, from the coding sequence GTGGAACGTCGCACCTTCCTGCGCGCGGCCGTCGTCGGCACCTCGGCCGCCGCCCTCGGCGGCTCACTGTGGAGCGCCGCCTACGCGAGCCCGGCCCAGCCGGGCGCCGGACCCTACGGACCGCTCGGCGCCGCCGACGGCAATGGTCTCCGGCTGCCGAAGGGTTTCAGTGCCCGGATCGTCGCCCGGTCCGGACAGAAGGTCTCCGGCACCTCCTACACCTGGCACAACGCCCCGGACGGCGGCGCCTGTTACGCCGACGGCACCGGCTGGATCTACGTCTCCAACTCGGAGATCAACCCCTCCGGAGGAGCGAGCGCGCTGCGCTTCGATGCCGCCGGAACCGTCGTCGCGGCGTACCGCGTGCTCTCCGGCACCCGCCAGAACTGCGCGGGCGGCAGGACGCCGTGGAACACCTGGCTGTCCTGCGAGGAGGTCGACCGCGGCTACGTCTACGAGACCGACCCGTGGGGCGTGAAGGCGGCGGTGCGGCGCGACGCGATGGGCCGCTTCAAGCACGAAGCGGCCGCCGCCGACCCGGTCCGCAAGGTCGTCTATCTGACCGAGGACGTCACCGACGGTTGCTTCTACCGCTTCACCCCCACCACCTGGGGTGATCTCTCGGCCGGGAAGCTCGAGGTGCTCACCATGGGCTCCGGGACCTCGGGGCCCGTCACCTGGGGGGCCGTCCCCGACCCGTCCGGCGCCCGCACGGCCACCCGCAACCAGGTCGCCGGGGCCAAGCGCTTCAACGGCGGCGAAGGCTGCTACTACGCCGACGACACCTGCTGGTTCACCACCAAGGGCGACAACCGTGTCTGGCAGTACAACGCGGCGGCCGGAACCATCGAACTCGCCTACGACGACTCGCTGGTGAGCGGCAGCGCACCGCTCACCGGAGTGGACAACGTCACCGGCACGTCCTCCGGCGACCTCTTCGTCGCCGAGGACGGCGGCACCATGGAGATCTGCCTCATCACCCCGGACGACATCGTCACCCCCTTCCTGCGGATCGACGGCCAGTCCGGCTCCGAGATCACCGGGCCGGCCTTCTCGCCGGACGGCAGACGGCTGTACTTCTCCAGCCAGCGGGGCACGACGGGAAGCTCCTCCGGCGGCATCACCTACGAGGTGACGGGCCCGTTCCGCGCGTAG
- a CDS encoding C40 family peptidase yields MSAFPGIPALLSRAGTASVLTAATVTASMLIPTLATDAQAATPGTKALQIAASKKGSPYQYGATGPNRFDCSGLTLYAFKKAGKALPRTAASQYNKTRHLSAGSRQPGDLVFFHSGSNVYHVGIYAGKNQIWHSPKPGKSVRLEKIWTNSVWYGRVK; encoded by the coding sequence ATGTCTGCGTTCCCTGGCATACCCGCACTGCTTTCCCGGGCCGGAACCGCATCGGTTCTGACCGCAGCCACCGTCACCGCGTCGATGCTGATCCCGACACTGGCAACCGACGCACAGGCGGCGACTCCGGGAACGAAGGCGCTGCAGATCGCGGCCTCCAAGAAGGGGTCGCCGTATCAGTACGGCGCCACCGGTCCGAACCGTTTCGACTGCTCGGGCCTGACGCTGTACGCCTTCAAGAAGGCGGGTAAGGCGCTGCCGCGCACCGCGGCTTCGCAGTACAACAAGACCAGGCACCTTTCGGCCGGCTCACGACAGCCGGGCGACCTGGTGTTCTTCCACTCGGGCAGCAACGTCTACCACGTGGGGATCTACGCCGGGAAGAATCAGATCTGGCACTCTCCGAAGCCGGGCAAGTCCGTGCGGCTGGAGAAGATCTGGACGAACAGTGTCTGGTACGGCCGCGTCAAGTAG
- a CDS encoding rodlin — translation MLKKVLATTAMTVSAVGAITAPAMAIGNDNGDVANGNAAKTGYGNTKTGGKQSPQMSLIQGTLNKPCLGIGKIGVQSLIALLNIGVQDIPILTSQQQQQCTDNSTISDGDDQLSHILDEIPILTGNGSGNSAHDGH, via the coding sequence GTGCTCAAGAAGGTACTCGCCACGACCGCGATGACGGTTTCCGCGGTCGGCGCCATCACCGCTCCCGCGATGGCGATCGGCAACGACAACGGTGACGTCGCCAATGGCAACGCCGCGAAGACCGGTTACGGCAACACCAAGACCGGCGGCAAGCAGAGCCCGCAGATGAGCCTGATCCAGGGCACGCTCAACAAGCCGTGCCTGGGTATCGGCAAGATCGGTGTCCAGTCCCTCATCGCGCTGCTCAACATCGGTGTCCAGGACATCCCGATCCTCACCTCGCAGCAGCAGCAGCAGTGCACCGACAACTCCACGATCAGCGACGGGGACGACCAGCTGTCGCACATCCTGGACGAGATCCCGATCCTCACGGGCAACGGTTCCGGGAACAGCGCGCACGACGGGCACTGA
- a CDS encoding YqcI/YcgG family protein: MSESAGRSRFQPVIDRTHCPYARASTWPVSEPAHDELPVEDHLERALPRFRQALRLVAAGEADGFVLDLPARLGADVATLRASSLTVLTWFAGRSTSPSHVTMADLEDPAWWFPFDGHRLFTVAFGPCFGPDHTRYAFEAEGFFLLFQHESAFSRRHPEGIPMQVRDRIRHAFEEAGRPYRYDMGVVPVLRPGDDER; encoded by the coding sequence GTGAGCGAGAGCGCCGGGCGCTCCCGGTTCCAGCCGGTCATCGACCGCACCCACTGCCCGTACGCCCGTGCCTCCACCTGGCCGGTCTCCGAACCCGCCCATGACGAGTTGCCCGTGGAGGACCACCTCGAACGGGCCCTGCCGCGCTTCCGGCAGGCCCTGCGGCTGGTGGCCGCGGGTGAGGCCGACGGATTCGTGCTGGACCTCCCGGCGCGGCTCGGGGCGGACGTGGCGACGCTGCGGGCGTCGTCGCTGACGGTACTGACGTGGTTCGCCGGCCGTTCGACGAGCCCGTCGCACGTCACCATGGCCGATCTGGAGGACCCCGCATGGTGGTTCCCCTTCGACGGCCACCGGCTGTTCACTGTTGCCTTCGGCCCGTGTTTCGGGCCGGACCACACCCGTTACGCGTTCGAGGCGGAGGGATTCTTCCTGTTGTTCCAACACGAGTCGGCGTTCTCCCGCAGACACCCAGAGGGCATTCCCATGCAGGTACGGGACCGGATCCGGCACGCCTTCGAGGAGGCGGGGCGGCCGTACCGCTATGACATGGGCGTCGTCCCCGTGCTGCGCCCCGGGGACGACGAGCGGTGA
- a CDS encoding MFS transporter yields the protein MSVSTAELAAPDRRRRRDFRLFMSSHICNELGSSITYVALPLMAVLTLHASPWEVGLLAAAEQAAALVLGLPAGAWVDRMRRRNVMIAADAVRVVLFTAVPLAYLLDLHSMPLLYTVALLMGCARLFGDVADQSYLPTLVGDSELINGNSKLETVRSAAELGGPGIAGFMVQAFGAAGTIAGQAVTSLASVILLGRIGAREEQPAAARKGGLLTDIREGLSYVLGHRTLRLIALNTAATNLFLSATITLEVLFLSRTVGLPAAAVGWVLAVSTIGAMLGALVVGRLSKAIGAARLTWLSLLATAPFGLLLPLAEKDWRIGLFILGAVVQSAGITLYNICQVTYRQTECPPHLLGRMTATMRFLVQGVLPLSGLLAGALGALIGVRETLWIFAAGLVLAPLVLLCSPLRTMRDFEPTSLSSEPVEAA from the coding sequence GTGTCCGTCTCCACCGCGGAACTCGCCGCGCCCGACCGCCGGCGCCGCCGCGACTTCCGGCTGTTCATGTCCTCCCACATCTGCAATGAACTGGGCAGCAGCATCACCTACGTCGCGCTCCCGCTGATGGCCGTGCTCACCCTGCACGCCTCGCCCTGGGAGGTCGGCCTGCTGGCCGCCGCGGAACAGGCGGCCGCGCTGGTGCTCGGACTGCCCGCCGGGGCATGGGTCGACCGGATGCGCCGCCGCAACGTGATGATCGCCGCGGACGCGGTGCGCGTCGTGCTGTTCACCGCCGTCCCCCTCGCGTATCTGCTGGACCTGCACTCCATGCCCCTGCTCTACACCGTGGCACTGCTGATGGGCTGCGCCCGGCTCTTCGGCGATGTCGCGGACCAGAGCTATCTGCCCACGCTGGTCGGGGACTCCGAGCTGATCAACGGGAACTCCAAGCTGGAGACGGTCCGTTCCGCCGCCGAGCTCGGCGGCCCCGGCATCGCCGGATTCATGGTCCAGGCCTTCGGCGCGGCCGGGACGATAGCCGGCCAGGCCGTCACCTCGCTGGCCTCCGTGATCCTCCTCGGCCGCATCGGCGCCCGCGAGGAGCAGCCCGCCGCCGCCCGCAAGGGCGGGCTGCTCACGGACATCCGCGAGGGCCTGTCCTACGTCCTGGGCCACCGGACCCTGCGGCTCATCGCCCTCAACACCGCGGCGACCAACCTCTTCCTCAGCGCGACCATCACCCTCGAGGTCCTCTTCCTGAGCCGGACCGTCGGACTGCCGGCCGCGGCGGTCGGCTGGGTGCTCGCCGTGTCCACGATCGGTGCGATGCTCGGCGCGCTCGTCGTCGGCCGGCTCTCCAAGGCCATCGGCGCGGCCCGGCTCACCTGGCTGTCCCTGCTCGCCACCGCGCCGTTCGGACTGCTGCTGCCGCTGGCGGAGAAGGACTGGCGGATCGGGCTGTTCATCCTCGGCGCGGTGGTCCAGTCGGCCGGCATCACCCTCTACAACATCTGCCAGGTGACGTACCGCCAGACGGAGTGCCCGCCGCACCTGCTCGGCCGGATGACGGCCACCATGCGCTTCCTGGTCCAGGGCGTCCTCCCGCTGAGCGGTCTGCTGGCGGGTGCCCTCGGCGCGCTCATCGGCGTCCGGGAGACGCTGTGGATCTTCGCGGCCGGACTGGTGCTCGCCCCGCTGGTGCTGCTGTGCTCGCCGCTGCGCACGATGCGTGACTTCGAGCCGACTTCGCTCTCCTCGGAGCCGGTGGAAGCGGCATAA
- a CDS encoding DUF6875 domain-containing protein: MSPEPDPEPPAAESFAPDPGAVRRGELIRPAPVVFRDGDGDDEGDDGDGGTELGAVFRPYLRDYIGDSIGRSGPSNAICPFVRGALRAGVMHYAELRVAGHTAPRAVARALVGYLAWFDRASQRESPEHPGLVVAFPGPPAPLLPVVAAAHRAVLPAVYARGCTAALFHEDPAEPDDPHHPEPRYFTAPAPFYVLRRIIPADLQLSLRVRQMFPAYHRLHAAEARRTRLRTKEAAERWNQACREHGLTP, translated from the coding sequence GTGTCCCCTGAGCCGGACCCCGAGCCACCGGCCGCGGAGTCCTTCGCCCCCGACCCCGGCGCGGTGCGGCGCGGCGAGCTGATCCGGCCCGCTCCCGTCGTCTTCCGCGACGGTGACGGTGACGACGAGGGTGACGACGGCGACGGCGGTACCGAGCTCGGCGCGGTCTTCCGCCCCTATCTGCGCGACTACATCGGTGACTCCATCGGACGCTCGGGCCCCTCGAATGCCATCTGCCCCTTCGTCCGGGGGGCGTTGCGGGCCGGCGTCATGCACTACGCGGAGCTGCGCGTGGCCGGGCACACGGCGCCGCGCGCGGTGGCCCGGGCGCTGGTCGGCTATCTGGCGTGGTTCGACCGGGCCTCCCAGCGGGAATCGCCCGAGCACCCGGGGCTGGTCGTGGCCTTCCCCGGCCCGCCCGCACCGCTGCTGCCGGTGGTGGCCGCCGCGCACCGTGCGGTGCTGCCCGCGGTGTACGCGCGGGGGTGCACGGCGGCGCTCTTCCACGAGGACCCCGCCGAGCCCGACGACCCCCACCACCCCGAGCCCCGCTACTTCACCGCGCCCGCCCCCTTCTACGTGCTGCGCAGGATCATCCCCGCCGACCTCCAACTGTCCTTGCGGGTGCGGCAGATGTTCCCGGCGTACCACCGGCTGCACGCGGCGGAGGCGCGCCGTACGAGACTGCGGACGAAGGAAGCCGCCGAGCGGTGGAACCAGGCGTGCCGTGAGCACGGGCTGACCCCCTGA